From one Fundidesulfovibrio putealis DSM 16056 genomic stretch:
- a CDS encoding 4Fe-4S dicluster domain-containing protein, translating into MSGVVWGMVIDLDRCTGCGVCQSACRLENNIPPQQGGRDSDWITVSREVNGQAFPESDMVFLPKPCMHCERPPCVVACPVGATVKSGQGGIVSQNAARCIGCRACMKACPYGVRRFTWTDPSWPRGMDATLTPFASVRPKGVVEKCTFCAHRLVLGNCGVSGAQGEDGPGGFVTACVQACPTGAIEFGEIAALLRGREAFVLLAQQGTGPQVHYVTSRAWVRGGK; encoded by the coding sequence ATGAGCGGCGTGGTCTGGGGCATGGTCATCGATCTGGACCGCTGCACCGGGTGCGGCGTCTGCCAGAGCGCCTGCCGCCTGGAGAACAACATCCCGCCGCAGCAGGGCGGGCGCGACTCAGACTGGATCACGGTGTCGCGCGAAGTGAACGGCCAGGCCTTTCCCGAGTCGGACATGGTGTTTCTGCCCAAACCCTGCATGCACTGCGAGCGTCCGCCCTGTGTGGTGGCCTGTCCGGTGGGAGCCACGGTCAAAAGCGGGCAGGGCGGTATCGTGAGCCAGAACGCGGCCCGCTGCATCGGGTGCAGGGCCTGCATGAAGGCCTGTCCGTACGGAGTCCGCCGCTTCACCTGGACGGACCCGTCCTGGCCAAGAGGCATGGACGCCACGCTTACGCCGTTTGCCTCGGTGCGGCCAAAGGGCGTGGTGGAGAAGTGCACCTTCTGCGCGCACCGGCTTGTGCTGGGCAACTGCGGCGTCTCCGGCGCGCAGGGGGAGGATGGACCGGGTGGATTCGTCACCGCCTGCGTCCAGGCCTGCCCAACCGGAGCCATCGAATTCGGCGAAATCGCCGCGTTGCTGCGGGGGCGCGAGGCGTTCGTCCTCCTGGCGCAGCAGGGGACCGGGCCGCAGGTGCATTACGTCACCAGTCGCGCCTGGGTGCGAGGCGGAAAATGA